The genome window CAAGCTCCTGCCCTGCTCAGGTGGGGCTGAAGGCCCCGGGGGGGTGTGATGCGACCTGGGCTGCAATGTGTTTTCCCCAGGGGTGTTCCAGGCGGAAGACGAGAGCTGCACAGCGGAGCCCACGGGCGACGTGTGAGTACCAGGAGCCGCGGATGGGACTAAGCTCAGGCCCTCTTCACAGCCATTGTGTTGGAGGATTTACACTGCTTCCTCAGCCAGGATGGTCTCTGTTTTCAGAGGCTGCCAGACATGGTCCAGAAGGATGTGGGACAGTAGTGGGCTGAGCACAACACTGGGgtgcaggatgcctgggttctaatcaccaactccctgtgtgacctctgGCAACTCACTTCCCCTCTTTGTCCCTGGTCAGTAAAACGAGGATCATATCTGCCTCCCTCACCAGGTGGATGTGAACACTGATGTATCCAAATGATATTTCCAGATCCTGCCCCTGACCCTCTGTAGGGGTGCTCAGAGAATGGGGTCCTGGGGGACTCTATAGCCCCACAAGAATGGCAGCATGGCCATGTGGGTGCAGTGCTGGACTGGGATTCGGGAGGCCAGggttccgttcccagctctgctgctgaccttgggcgagtctctggcttgctctgtgcctcagtttccccacctgtcacATGACTAGGATGACCCTGACCTTGCTCTGTAATGCACTGTGCAATCTGTGGCTGGGAGGTGCGTGGCTAATGCCTGTCAATCGCCCTGGCGGAAGGGAGAAGCACCAGGATTGCCTTGTGGTGCCATTCCAGCTGGCTCACAGGCTTCCCTGACATTTGCTGTGTGTGCCCCGAGAACTGATCCCCACCCACCCGTCAGCAGCCCTGGCTCCAGTCACTCTGTATAATCCTGCTAGCCCCCATCTTCCAGTGGCTGCAGGTTCCAGGAGGTCGCTGGATCTCATTGtgtttccccaacacccccccttccctcctctagAGTGAACGTGGTTTTCATTGACCGTTCCGGGCGCCGGATCCCCGTGCAGGGGCATGTGGGGGAGGATGTGCTGCGCCTGGCCCAGAGGCACAACATCGAACTGGAAGGTCTGTGCcgctctgccctcccctcccccatgctgggTGGCAGATAATAGGGGACGCAGACAGCTCTGTGGGTCCGCTATGGCCACGGGAGCACTGGAATCTCTTCATTGCTGCTCCCTGCGTTTCAGGGGATTTGCCAAGTCCCCAGAGGGTGGCATGGtgcagggaggtgggaaggggcagggcggggtcaAGGCTGTAGCTTCTATCTCACCTCCCCCCAGGGCTCTTCCAGCTCATGGTCCCTGCACATCCCTCCCTGTAGCCGGACTCCTCTTCCCCATAGGAGCCGGCAGGAGCTGAGGCCGAGGACAAGAGGGAGGCCCAAGAATCCAGAGTGGGTCCGTTTGGAGCAGGGGCACTGAGGTggcaggcaggctggctgctGGAGGGTGTCCCAGAGCCGGGCCCGGGGACAGGAGGGGGGAGCTGCCAGCGGGAGGGGTCAGAGGTGAGGGACTCAAGTAGGATCCTGTTTGTTCCATGGGGAAGTCTGCCCTCACTGTGCAGACACACAGCTGGGCTCCCCCTACTCCCTGGGGGCAGCTCAGGCCCACCCCCCGCTTTCCACTGCAGGGGCCTTGTCTTCACCCTGACCTTCCACTCTTGTGTTCCCAGGCGCCTGCGAAGCCTCCCTGGCTTGCTCCACCTGCCACGTCTACGTGAGCCAGGAGTTGGTGGACAAGCTGCCTGTCCCTGACGAAAGGTAACAGCCTCTGGgtgcctgggccctgctgccccccccccgcccccaccaggaGGGCAGGGCTCTGCAAGAGCCAAACACTGTATTCCTCCCCCAGTAGTGCCGAGTGAGCGAGAGCGGCCCCCCTGTGTGCTGGCTGCAGCAGTGGCGTCCCTGCCCCTCATAGTCTGAACAGACCAATGAAgaactatctccattttacaagtgagggaaactgaggcccagagccagTCAGTGCCTCCCCCCCGGGTCACCGCGGGGATTGCCGAAGCTGTGACTcgaacccagggctcctggggcCCAATGTTTTAGCCCCAAGCCTGTTCTTTCCCTTTGCAATCCTGCAGGGCGgctgccctcccccacagcagcagctgctgcatttcagggAAACAGTCCCTTGCAGTCAGCCTGGAGAATGCTGCCAGCCAGCGAacgcccccctgccctgcaggctcACCCTTGACTCTTCGGCTTTCCTAGGGAGGAAGACATGCTGGACCTGGCCCCACAGCTGCAGGAGAACTCCCGGCTCGGCTGTCAGATCATCCTCACCAaagagctggagggggtggagttCACCCTGCCCAAAATCACCAGGAACTTCTACGTGGATGGCCATGTTCCCAAGCCCCACTGAAGGCTGGAGGAGTCTCTGGGCTGCCcgtggctctggggctgggcctTATAGAGCCCAAAGCAAGGGGGGCTGGTTGGAGGAGGCTCCCCCTGGGGGCCTGCAGCACTGCTGGTGACATGGAGA of Natator depressus isolate rNatDep1 chromosome 20, rNatDep2.hap1, whole genome shotgun sequence contains these proteins:
- the FDX2 gene encoding ferredoxin-2, mitochondrial, with protein sequence MAAPVAGGGGSVTRLMLGAAGGLRLRLGRGFRTAGVFQAEDESCTAEPTGDVVNVVFIDRSGRRIPVQGHVGEDVLRLAQRHNIELEGACEASLACSTCHVYVSQELVDKLPVPDEREEDMLDLAPQLQENSRLGCQIILTKELEGVEFTLPKITRNFYVDGHVPKPH